In one Fusarium keratoplasticum isolate Fu6.1 chromosome 5, whole genome shotgun sequence genomic region, the following are encoded:
- a CDS encoding ABC1 domain-containing protein yields MKAFSVSALATRVAARPWTCSTCRSQLVRSKAFQNVRAKGFASGRSSRGSNGRKTGPNRAVLYASAGAATVGASTLAFTDDIKSSYEAAERTGRVAVALAVCINDYRTTLNARETTVDEQEQDNLLNACHKRCAERTLVVLEKNGGIFIKLGQHLSAMNYLLPPEWTTTFIPLQDKCPVSSFELVEEMFRKDTGEELWDYFSEFASEPIGAASLAQVHLATIKDSGRKVAVKVQHPELEAWAPLDLALTRYTFSTLKRFFPEYDLEWLSSEMDVSLPKELDFQEEANNARRMKEHFAKIPHLPLVIPEVIWAKKRILVMACESGRRLDDLEFLDSNGIDRDEVSATLARIFNEMIFGNGAPLHCDPHGGNIAIRKNTSRRSLGRGPNFDVILYDHGLYRDIDLPLRRSYAKMWLAVIDGDMDRMKKYAHEVAGIEDKDFPLFASAITGRDYSIVSKSGSILQTRTADEEKTMTGALQEGLIVDLVQLLSRVPRIILLILKTNDLTRSLDENLQTRQGPIRSFMILARYCTRTVFHEQLDEIHRNGSFLWPLNAIRVFAAWVGFMRVEVKLEAFELWLFAKRMLGLRSVEFSGAAL; encoded by the exons ATGAAGGCCTTTTCCGTCTCGGCCCTTGCGACCCGTGTCGCCGCTCGACCATGGACCTGCTCGACCTGCCGGAGCCAATTGGTCCGCAGTAAGGCCTTCCAGAATGTCAGAGCAAAAGGCTTCGCCTCGGGGAGGTCCTCGCGAGGTTCCAATGGCCGGAAAACAGGCCCCAACCGCGCTGTTCTGTATGCCTCGGCTGGCGCTGCGACTGTGGGCGCGAGCACCCTCGCCTTTACCGACGATATCAAGAGCAGCTACGAGGCGGCAGAGCGGACGGGCAGAGTCGCAGTTGCGCTCGCCGTGTGTATCAATGA TTACCGAACGACGTTGAATGCTAGAGAGACGACCGTAGACGAGCAAGAGCAAGATAACCTGCTAAACGCCTGCCATAAACGATGCGCCGAACGAACTCTTGTTGTACTAGAAAAGAATGGCGGAATCTTTATCAAACTCGGCCAGCACCTG AGCGCCATGAACTATCTCCTACCCCCCGAGTGGACCACCACATTCATACCCCTACAGGATAAATGCCCCGTGTCGTCGTttgagctggttgaggaAATGTTTCGCAAAGATACGGGAGAGGAACTCTGGGACTACTTCTCCGAATTCGCTTCCGAGCCTATCGGGGCTGCCTCTCTCGCCCAGGTGCATCTCGCTACGATAAAGGACTCGGGTCGAAAGGTGGCCGTCAAGGTCCAGCATCCGGAACTGGAGGCCTGGGCTCCCCTGGATCTCGCTCTCACCAGGTACACCTTTTCGACCTTGAAGCGGTTCTTCCCCGAGTACGATCTCGAATGGCTGTCTTCCGAGATGGACGTTTCTCTTCCCAAGGAGCTGGACTTTCAAGAGGAGGCCAACAATGCCCGGCGGATGAAGGAGCACTTTGCAAAGATCCCCCATTTGCCGCTGGTTATCCCAGAGGTGATATGGGCCAAGAAGCGGATCCTGGTCATGGCCTGCGAGTCTGGACGACGTCTTGACGACCTGGAGTTTCTGGACAGCAACGGCATTGACCGTGATGAAGTGTCAGCTACACTGGCCCGCATCTTCAACGAGATGATCTTTGGCAATGGTGCACCCCTACACTGCGATCCTCACGGTGGCAACATTGCCATCCGCAAGAACACTTCTCGTCGGTCTCTAGGACGGGGCCCCAACTTTGATGTGATCCTCTACGACCACGGCCTCTACCGTGACATTGACCTTCCCCTGCGGAGGTCATACGCCAAGATGTGGCTCGCAGTCATTGATGGTGACATGGACCGCATGAAGAAGTACGCCCACGAGGTGGCCGGcatcgaggacaaggactttCCCCTCTTTGCGTCCGCCATCACTGGTCGTGACTACAGCATCGTCAGCAAGTCTGGCTCTATTCTTCAGACTCGCACAGCCGATGAGGAAAAGACCATGACTGGTGCTCTTCAGGAGGGTCTCATCGTGgacctcgtccagctcctcaGCCGCGTTCCACGCATTATTCTCTTAatcctcaagaccaacgaCCTCACCCGCAGCCTGGACGAGAACCTCCAGACGAGACAGGGCCCTATCCGTTCCTTCATGATCCTCGCCCGGTACTGCACCCGCACCGTCTTCCACGAGCAGCTCGACGAGATCCACCGAAACGGCTCCTTCCTCTGGCCACTCAACGCTATACGGGTTTTCGCTGCCTGGGTGGGCTTCATGCGTGTAGAGGTCAAGCTGGAGGCGTTTGAGCTGTGGTTGTTTGCCAAGAGGATGCTAGGACTACGGAGCGTCGAGTTTTCGGGGGCGGCGTTGTAA
- a CDS encoding Inositol-3-phosphate synthase, with translation MAPHAEVGTGSSNGAYTNGRGSSAHQDLFTVNSPNVTYTDAEIRSKYTYRTTKVDVDANGKYVATPNETLYDFKVDRKIPKVGMMLVGWGGNNGTTVTAGILANRRQLSWETKEGPRESNYYGSVVMGSTLKLGTDAKTHQEVNIPFHNILPMVHPNDLVIGGWDISKLNLAQAMDRAQVLEPTLKAQVKKEMAEMVPLPSIYYPDFIAANQEDRADNVLEGTKASMAHVEQLRKDIRDFKAKNGLDKVIVMWTANTERYADLIQGVNDTADNLLKAIEQGHEEVAPSTVFAVACILEGAPFINGSPQNTFVPGAIELAEKHNAFIGGDDFKSGQTKMKSALVDFLINAGIKLTSIASYNHLGNNDGKNLSSQKQFRSKEISKSNVVDDMVEANHVLYKKGEHPDHCVVIKYMPAVADNKRALDEYYAEIFMGGHQTISMFNICEDSLLASPLIIDLVIIAEMMSRIQWKAASTDGAATTEYKSFHSVLSVLSYMLKAPLTPPGTPVVNALAKQRAALTNIFRACVGLEPESDMTLEHKLF, from the exons ATGGCTCCTCACGCGGAAGTCGGCACGGGCTCCTCGAACGGGGCTTACACCAACGGCCGAGGCTCTTCGGCCCACCAGGACCTCTTCACCGTCAACTCCCCCAATGTCACCTACACTGATGCGGAGATTCGCTCCAAGTACACCTACCGCACCACCAAAGTCGACGTTGACGCCAATGGCAAGTATGTTGCTACTCCCAATGAGACCCTCTACGACTTCAAGGTCGACCGCAAGATTCCCAAGGTCGGCATGATGCTGGTCGGTTGGGGCGGCAACAACGGTACCACCGTCACCGCCGGCATCCTCGCCAACCGCCGCCAGCTCTCCTGGGAGACCAAGGAGGGTCCTCGCGAGTCCAACTACTATGGTTCCGTTGTCATGGGCTCGACCCTCAAGCTCGGCACCGATGCCAAGACCCACCAGGAGGTCAACATCCCCTTCCACAACATCTTGCCCATGGTCCACCCCAACGACCTCGTCATTGGCGGCTGGGACATTAGCAAGCTGAACCTGGCTCAGGCCATGGACCGCGCCCAGGTCCTTGAGCCTACCCTCAAggcccaggtcaagaaggagatggccgagatggttCCTCTTCCCTCCATCTACTACCCTGACTTCATTGCTGCCAACCAGGAGGATCGCGCCGACAACGTCCTCGAGGGTACCAAGGCTTCCATGGCTCACGTTGAGCAGCTCCGCAAGGACATTCGTGACTTCAAGGCTAAGAACGGTCTTGACAAGGTCATTGTCATGTGGACTGCCAATACTGAGCGATATGCCGACCTCATCCAGGGTGTCAACGACACGGCCGACAACCTtctcaaggccattgagcAAGGTCATGAGGAGGTTGCTCCCTCGACCGTCTTTGCTGTCGCCTGTATCCTTGAGGGCGCCCCCTTCATCAACGGTTCTCCCCAGAACACCTTTGTCCCTGGTGCCATTGAGCTTGCCGAGAAGCACAACGCCTTCattggtggtgatgacttCAAGTCTGGCCAGACCAAGATGAAGTCGGCCCTTGTTGActtcctcatcaacgccgGTATCAAGTTGACCTCTATTGCCAGCTAcaaccatcttggcaacAATGACGGCAAGAACCTGAGCTCCCAGAAGCAGTTCCGCTCCAAGGAGATTTCCAAGTCCAATGTCGTTGACGACATGGTCGAGGCTAACCACGTGCTGTACAAGAAGGGTGAGCATCCCGACCACTGTGTTGTGATCAAGTACATGCCCGCGGTTGCCGACAACAAGCGTGCTCTCGATGAGTACTACGCTGAGATTTTCATGGGTGGCCACCAGACCATTTC GATGTTCAACATCTGCGAGGACTCTCTCCTTGCTTCTCCCCTGATCATCGACCTGGTCATCATTGCTGAGATGATGTCTCGTATCCAGTGGAAGGCTGCGTCTACTGACGGAGCTGCCACCACTGAGTACAAGAGCTTCCACAGCGTCCTGAGTGTGCTCAGCTACATGCTCAAGGCTCCTCTGACTCCTCCCGGCACTCCGGTTGTCAACGCTCTTGCCAAGCAGCGCGCGGCTTTGACCAACATCTTCCGCGCCTGTGTCGGTCTTGAGCCCGAGTCTGACATGACCCTTGAGCACAAGCTCTTCTAA
- a CDS encoding MRC1 domain-containing protein, which yields MATTPRSSSPASSVGSPEQPQLSPRAQLKALLEAGSSDDEASPSQETTKTKSPQRKRDIDLTQLSTQTEDASDDESEEEIRPRGRLASRMQAATKAPQVAEATTNNKKTTARDRVRKMFELEKEAQKEQNADMPDAQSEEDDLPVAPRRLFRRAPQSPAANGSTRASREPSPALFVSSPVRPSPSKSTHADSDPEGYLPPKERLMALAERKARERRAEEAAEEARKAERLARQEELAQELEQMASDDNDSGITDDEGGRRLTQTDRPQIRKASKKAIEEMNRETQRMARNMQLTHEAKTRKKITKNSLFERFNYRPAGEPEPKIVSSSRGATPHSDVEMQDAETPPSSPPAAKQAAEPVAEVVDEDMELPNPDSLAKSTKLKLDKGKGKAIDIPDRQQPAKKPRRQVRVKLPPARVNVTMLDSDDELEITTTVQDRVRAVFDNVPSKKAQEHNSIHTLKALAQLKSPGKETRRRDDHGMTAGELQSYLQQKARQQAKVERERRIEMLKAQGVVIQTAEERERQMQEVDDIVAKAREEAQKIMQEERAAAKKEKKENGEVDPLAWDDSDDEEYQASGNEADAEVSAVELSGSEEEDEESDEEADSNPLLEAEAEDAESEASADDAEDSTPLVSQDVHEDADDLPVLHKRRTRKPIAIISDDEDEDIVKSTPKAVKAAVHTSPTVPNTQSPAAPTSVLRSAKKTFIPGLPVQGPAGLGLTQIFAGTMDDSQMDSANGPTQSMMPDFDHFPDSNFSATMDEPMEDMIMDSQKDDTQKITQGVKLNFSQSQMRGLDSLLREESTQLSEMIELSQDGGLQDHTPLKDRFIEVPVSTVDTVMADTEEAGPDSPLVRRGRLRRRMETPLRIEETPEPTAAENTNTAFSKLKEGAEKEKKRKAQEAFNHKKSKAKEMVEEQAEESEDEYAGLGGADGEDSDNESVASLKEIIDDAAGNDVDEAKLAAFYADRERAEDEKQVEKLFKDITTGMLRRKRGAGYDLDDSDDDGEARRRMKRRQFAKMQKALFADERVKKIAENPGNQAFLRTIEDRGSDDEMDFLDAPEEPNESSQQSQSQEEDSNTSNTVPDSQPRKTLGSADNRPPAHMRRTKDGKKPSNIGEVRETLSNLLEEPHGSVIPATEVGSDSEGEEEAAPHGHSEKENDGPNPRRGRVAVVDRISLKRNNSSSVSTGRMAFGSSSTSSFKVPALLRRATTNSLVSGSTSTTSSGTSTPTSGFGEEAKIKKGATKKSGVHAFARDSERRAKLEESERRREERKVKGAERRIGVVGGLLGRGTFE from the exons ATGGCTACTACCCCTCGATCTTCGTCCCCTGCGTCGTCAGTCGGGTCACCAGAGCAACCGCAACTATCACCGCGAGCTCAGCTCAAAGCCCTCCTAGAAGCCGGgagcagcgacgacgaagccTCCCCTTCACAAGAAACCACAAAGACCAAGTCGCCACAGCGGAAACGAGACATCGACCTCACACAATTATCTACACAAACTGAGGATGCATCTGATGATGAGTCCGAGGAAGAGATTAGACCTCGCGGCAGGCTCGCGTCGAGGATGCAGGCCGCGACCAAGGCACCACAGGTAGCAGAGgccacaaccaacaacaagaaAACAACAGCCCGAGACCGCGTGAGGAAGATGTTtgagctcgagaaggaggcacAGAAAGAGCAAAATGCCGATATGCCCGATGCTCAGTCGGAAGAGGACGACCTCCCCGTTGCTCCCCGGAGATTATTCCGCCGAGCACCACAATCACCAGCTGCCAATGGCTCAACTCGAGCGTCCAGAGAACCCAGCCCGGCCCTTTTCGTATCATCACCCGTTCGTCCCTCGCCCTCCAAATCAACCCACGCCGACTCCGACCCTGAAGGCTACTTGCCCCCTAAGGAACGTCTCATGGCACTCGCCGAGCGCAAGGCGCGAGAGAGGCGCGCCGAagaggctgccgaggaagCACGAAAGGCCGAGCGACTTGCCCGGCAAGAGGAGCTTGCGCAGGAGCTCGAGCAAATGGCTTCGGACGACAACGACTCCGGCATCACTGACGATGAGGGTGGCCGCCGGCTTACGCAAACCGACCGACCCCAGATcaggaaggcaagcaagaaggccatcgaggagatGAACCGGGAAACCCAGAGGATGGCGAGAAACATGCAGCTCACACATGAGgccaagacgaggaagaagatcaCCAAGAACAGCCTGTTCGAGCGCTTCAACTACCGTCCTGCTGGCGAGCCAGAACCCAAGATTGTTAGCTCGAGCAGGGGCGCCACGCCTCACAGCGATGTTGAGATGCAGGATGCGGAAACACCTCCCAGCTCGCCGCCGGCGGCCAAGCAGGCTGCTGAGCCCGTGGCCGAGGtggtcgacgaggacatggaaTTGCCAAACCCCGATAGCCTGGCAAAGTCTACCAAGCTCAAGTTGGACAAGGGCAAAGGGAAAGCCATCGATATCCCTGATCGCCAGCAACCCGCCAAAAAGCCTCGTCGCCAGGTTCGCGTCAAGCTTCCTCCTGCTAGAGTCAACGTCACCATGTTGGACTCGGATGATGAACTTGAGATCACCACAACCGTTCAGGACCGGGTCAGAGCCGTTTTCGACAATGTTCCCTCCAAGAAGGCTCAAGAGCACAACTCTATCCATACCTTGAAAGCTCTTGCTCAACTCAAGTCCCCTGGCAAGGAGACAAGGCGACGAGACGATCACGGCATGACTGCAGGCGAACTTCAGTCCTACCTTCAGCAGAAGGCCCGTCAGCAAGCCAAGGTGGAGCGTGAGCGGAGAAtcgagatgctcaaggcccAGGGTGTCGTTATCCAGACTGCAGAGGAGCGCGAGCGCCAGATGCAGGAGGTCGATGACATTGTTGCCAAAGCACGAGAGGAGGCACAGAAGATTATGCAGGAAGAGCGAGCTGCTgcaaagaaggaaaagaaggagaatggAGAGGTTGATCCCCTTGCTTGGGatgacagcgacgacgaggaatACCAGGCGTCTGGCAATGAAGCTGATGCAGAGGTGTCAGCTGTTGAGCTGTCTGGatctgaagaggaggacgaagagtctgatgaagaggcagACAGCAACCCTCTactcgaggctgaggcaGAAGACGCGGAATCGGAAGCATCTGCCGACGATGCTGAGGACTCAACTCCTCTTGTCAGCCAGGACGTTCATGAAGATGCAGACGACCTCCCAGTCCTGCACAAGCGACGAACGCGGAAACCCATCGCCATTATctctgacgacgaggacgaagacaTCGTCAAGTCGACACCGaaggccgtcaaggccgcTGTGCATACATCACCCACTGTTCCCAACACGCAGTCCCCTGCCGCCCCTACATCAGTGCTTCGATCAGCCAAGAAGACCTTCATCCCAGGCCTACCCGTTCAGGGGCctgctggtcttggcctGACCCAGATCTTTGCTGGGACTATGGACGATAGTCAGATGGACTCTGCCAATGGCCCGACCCAATCCATGATGCCCGACTTCGACCACTTCCCGGATTCCAACTTCTCAGCCACCATGGACGAGCCGATGGAAGACATGATTATGGATAGTCAGAAGGACGACACACAAAAGATAACCCAGGGCGTTAAACTCAACTTTTCCCAATCTCAGATGCGTGGCCTTGACAGCTTGCTGCGAGAGGAGAGCACACAGCTTTCCGAGATGATCGAGCTATCCCAGGATGGTGGTCTTCAGGACCACACTCCCCTGAAGGACAGATTCATTGAAGTCCCTGTCTCAACTGTCGATACTGTGATGGCTGATACTGAGGAGGCTGGCCCAGACTCGCCTCTGGTTCGTCGCGGACGTCTTCGTCGCAGAATGGAGACTCCTCTACGCATCGAAGAAACACCAGAGCCCACAGCTGCCGAGAACACCAACACTGCCTTCAGCAAACTCAAGGAGGGTgcggagaaggaaaagaagcgcaaggcccAAGAGGCGTTCAACCATAAGAAGAGCAAGGCTAAGGAAATGGTTGAGGAGCAGGCCGAGGAATCTGAGGATGAGTACGCTGGTCTCGGTGGTGCGGACGGTGAGGACAGTGACAACGAATCTGTCGCCTCGCTCAAGGAGATTATCGACGATGCTGCCGGAAacgacgtcgacgaggccaaaCTTGCCGCTTTCTATGC TGATCGCGAGCGTGCAGAGGATGAGAAGCAAGTTGAAAAGCTTTTCAAGGACATCACGACTGGCATGCTTCGCCGCAAGCGTGGTGCGGGCTATGATCTCGATGATTCGGACGATGATGGTGAGGCCCGCAGGCGCATGAAGCGTCGCCAGTTTGCAAAAATGCAGAAGGCACTGTTTGCCGATGAGCGTGTGAAGAAGATTGCCGAGAACCCTGGTAACCAAGCGTTCCTGCGAACCATTGAAGATCGGGGCAGtgacgatgagatggactTTTTGGACGCCCCAGAGGAACCAAACGAGTCATCACAGCAGTCCCAGTCTCAGGAGGAAGACAGCAACACATCCAACACTGTCCCTGATAGCCAGCCACGAAAGACACTTGGCTCTGCGGACAACCGACCTCCTGCCCACATGCGAAGaaccaaggatggcaagaaGCCTTCCAACATTGGCGAAGTCCGTGAGACTCTTTCCAACCTTCTGGAGGAGCCTCACGGGTCGGTCATTCCCGCTACCGAGGTTGGGTCGGACAGTgagggtgaagaagaagctgctccTCATGGCCACAGTGAGAAGGAGAATGATGGACCCAATCCCCGCCGCGGCCGCGTTGCCGTCGTTGACAGGATTAGTCTCAAGCGCAACAACTCATCGTCGGTCAGCACTGGGCGTATGGCATTCGGgtcgtcctcgacatcttcattCAAGGTGCCTGCCCTACTTCGCCGTGCGACAACCAACTCGCTTGTCTCAGGGTCAACTTCCACAACAAGCTCTGGAACTTCTACACCAACAAGTGGgtttggagaagaagccaagatcaagaagggtGCCACCAAGAAAAGCGGCGTGCACGCCTTCGCGCGTGACAGTGAGAGAAGggcgaagctggaggagagtgagcggaggagagaggagagaaaggtCAAGGGTGCCGAGAGGAGAATTGGCGTTGTGGGCGGTCTACTGGGCAGAGGAACTTTTGAGTAA